The nucleotide window CCAGCTCGGGGTGCCGATCGCGCTCGAGCGCGGCTTCTTCGAGAAGTGGGGCCTGGAGGTGACGATCGCCCGACCGTACGCGACCGGCGTGGACCAGCTGAACGCGCTCCAGGCGGGCGAGGTCGAGCTCGGGCAGGTCGGCGTCCCGATGATCGGCGCCGTGCTGCGCGGCATGGATCTGGTCATCCTCGGAAACTACACCGGCAGCGCCGCCCGTCTCGGCTCGGATACGACGATGGCGCTGGTGGCCCGCGAGGGCGCGGGCATCGCCAGAGGGAACCTGAAGGATCTGCGCGGCAAGCGGATCGCCGCCTCGTTCGGGACGATCAATCACCTCTACATCCTGGCCCTCCTCGAGAAGGCGGGGCTCACGCCCCAGGAGGTGACGCTCGTCAACACCCCGCCGCCCGACATGACCGTCGCGCTCCTGGCCAAGGGGATCGATGCCTTCAGCGCCTGGGACCCGTGGCCGATCGTCGCCGCGCGCGACGTTCCCGGCGCCTACGAGGTCGTCCGGGGTGGCGAGGTGATCAGCTTCCTCGGCTTCAACGTGGCGCTCCGGGGCTGGGTGGAGAAGAACGGGGAGACGGTCGAGCGCTTCCTGGCGGCCTGTGCCGAGGCCGACAAGTGGATGCGGGCGACCCCGAAGGCCGCGGCCCAGGTCGCCACCCGGTGGATCCCGGGGCTCAAGGCCGAGGTGGCGGAGGCCGCCATGCAATACAACATTCAGCAGGTGGACCGCCGGCTCTCGGCCCACAACTACCGGGCCCTCTGGAGCGCCCAGGAGCGGCTCCATCGTCTCGGCTTCATCAAGGCCACCTTCGACGTCAACCGTCACTTCGAGCCGAGACCCATCCTGCGGGTCGTCCAGGAACACCCGGAGCTGTTCTCCGACCTCCCTCCGATTCCGGCCTCGGCGGCGCTCGTGCCCGGCTTCGTCTTCAAGCCGTAAGCCCGTGAGGGGCCTCGCCGGTCCCTCCCAGGCGCGCTGGCAGCGCGGGGGGCGCCGGCCTCGGGCCGCGTCGGCACGCCGGGATGTGTCGCTGCCCTGACGTTGCCTTCCGGAACGCTGGCCGGCCGCCCCGGCCCGGGGTCCCTGGCCACGCCACGCCGACCGCCTGGTTTCGCATTTGCTGAGAACACGCCTATCGGGTTCAGAGAGAGGGGCGGCGGTATGAACGCGACGCGGGTGCTGAGGCGGGATCACGAGGCGATGCGCGAGCTCTTCTTTCGGCTCCAGGCGCTCAGCGGCGCCGAGCAGCGGCTCGAGGCCCTGCGCGAGGTGGCGAGCGATCTGGTGATCCACGCCCGCATCGAGGACGACCTGTTCTACTCCGCCCTGGAGACGGCGGCCGGGGCCGAGGCCGACCGGCTCGTGGATGCCGCCCGGGGCCAGCACGAGCGGGTCGAGGACCTGATCGAGCGGCTCATCGTGATGGACGGCCGCGGCGAGGAGTTCGACCGAGGCGTCGCCGAGCTCCAGCGGAACGTCGAGGACCACGTGCGCGACGAGGAGGCCCGGATCTTCGCGCTCGCCGAGCGCACCCTCGGCCCCGCCCGCCTGGAGGAGATCGGCCGGGCTATCGAGGAGCGCCGGCTGGCCTTCAGGGAGGCGGCGTGAGAGCGCCGTCCCGGGCCGCTCCCCGAGGCCGAGGATTTCGGTATCGATCTTGCTTCAGACATAAAGTGTGATCGCCTGTCCTACGACATGACGGGGTGGGGGGGATGAAAAGCAGGGTTACGACACATGGATGTAGCCGTGATCCGCGTAGTCAACCAGCGCCGACGATGGGTCGTCCAGCTGGACGGGCGTGATGACCTCCGGTTCCACGCCCGGGGGCGGGGACGGGCCATCGAGGCGGCCCTCGATCTGGCCGAGACCGTGTCCCCTTCTCTGGTCGTCGTGCACACCGCCGATGGCCGGGTGCGACGGACGATCACGGTCGGAGCCGTACCCCAGGACTCCCTAGTCTCCGGCGAGCCGGCCCGCGTGGCCAACGCCCAGTAGGTGCGGGCATGCCGCCAGGGCCGATCGCCGTGCTCTCCACATTCGAGCGTTAGCGCCTCAGGAGGTCAAAGGCCATGAGCATCCTCGGCTGGATCATCTTCGGACTCGTCGTCGGCATCGTCGCCAAGTTCCTCATGCCCGGGCGCGATCCCGGCGGGTTCATCGTGACGATCCTCCTCGGAATCGCGGGGGCGCTGGTGGGTGGCTTCCTGGGTCGCGCGGTCGGCTGGTATGGCGAGGGCGACCCGGTCGGCTTCCTGATGGCCGTCGTCGGCGCCGTCGTCCTGCTCATCGTCTACCGGATGCTGGCACACCGGTCCGTCTAGCTCGTCGGTCGGTCCGGTCTGGAGGAAGAGCCATGCGAGTTCGCGGGTGGATGCGGGCCGTCCTGCCGGTCGCCGCGCTCGTGGTTTTCGGGGGCTGTGCGGGGCTGGAAACGCTTCCCTCCTCCGACTCCTCGGCGCCCCGGCCCACCGGGGGTCAGCGGGCGCCTTCGCCGACCGCGCGCCGGGCGGATCCGCAGGACGTGGCCCGGCTGTCCCGGCTCATGGTGCCGCTGATCAAGGCCATGAACAAGCCGAAGTCCCTCGAGCAGGTCCGGGTCGGCATCATCGATGACTCGTCGATCAACGCGGCGAGCGCGGGCAGCGGCGAGTTCTACGTCACGCGGGGGCTCCTCGATCGCGCCAACGACGAGCAGCTCCTCGCCGTGCTGGCCCACGAGGTCGCCCACGACGATCTGGGCCACGTGGCGAAGGCCCAGACACTGGGGGCCGGCGTCGGCATCGGCGCGGTCATCCTCGAGCAGATCTTCCCGGGGACGGGGCAGATCGCGCCGATCGCCGGCAACCTGATCACCCGG belongs to Candidatus Methylomirabilota bacterium and includes:
- a CDS encoding ABC transporter substrate-binding protein produces the protein MTRSRLAFVLLLVMAWPASLGAQTKTPVKVKAGIVAAIDQLGVPIALERGFFEKWGLEVTIARPYATGVDQLNALQAGEVELGQVGVPMIGAVLRGMDLVILGNYTGSAARLGSDTTMALVAREGAGIARGNLKDLRGKRIAASFGTINHLYILALLEKAGLTPQEVTLVNTPPPDMTVALLAKGIDAFSAWDPWPIVAARDVPGAYEVVRGGEVISFLGFNVALRGWVEKNGETVERFLAACAEADKWMRATPKAAAQVATRWIPGLKAEVAEAAMQYNIQQVDRRLSAHNYRALWSAQERLHRLGFIKATFDVNRHFEPRPILRVVQEHPELFSDLPPIPASAALVPGFVFKP
- a CDS encoding hemerythrin domain-containing protein translates to MNATRVLRRDHEAMRELFFRLQALSGAEQRLEALREVASDLVIHARIEDDLFYSALETAAGAEADRLVDAARGQHERVEDLIERLIVMDGRGEEFDRGVAELQRNVEDHVRDEEARIFALAERTLGPARLEEIGRAIEERRLAFREAA
- a CDS encoding DUF2188 domain-containing protein, encoding MIRVVNQRRRWVVQLDGRDDLRFHARGRGRAIEAALDLAETVSPSLVVVHTADGRVRRTITVGAVPQDSLVSGEPARVANAQ
- a CDS encoding GlsB/YeaQ/YmgE family stress response membrane protein, which codes for MSILGWIIFGLVVGIVAKFLMPGRDPGGFIVTILLGIAGALVGGFLGRAVGWYGEGDPVGFLMAVVGAVVLLIVYRMLAHRSV
- a CDS encoding M48 family metallopeptidase; amino-acid sequence: MRVRGWMRAVLPVAALVVFGGCAGLETLPSSDSSAPRPTGGQRAPSPTARRADPQDVARLSRLMVPLIKAMNKPKSLEQVRVGIIDDSSINAASAGSGEFYVTRGLLDRANDEQLLAVLAHEVAHDDLGHVAKAQTLGAGVGIGAVILEQIFPGTGQIAPIAGNLITRAYSRREELQADAHGVELLRRVGSSKDAMERTLVWLRDVTGGGRAGGFFATHPGTDERIAALRRMQ